Below is a genomic region from Neurospora crassa OR74A linkage group VII, whole genome shotgun sequence.
CTGGATGGCCGAGCGGTCTAAGGCGCTAGACTCAAGAACAACATTCTTCTGCACTAAGTGCGGTGTATTCTAGTATCGCAAGATGCGTGGGTTCGAATCCCACTCCAGtcacttcttttttttttcattttcatGATTTCCTCTGTTTTGTTTATTTGTTAATACTCTCAGCGACAGCATGCTTCAGCTGTTTTGAATTGCCCGCCTCGGCATTGTGGTTCAGCACTACTGGTAGAGGAGCTTGGGACTGGTTTTGGAGCAGCGAAAGTAAGTAGAGTCCGTTCACAATGCCATTTCCAAACAGGACATATCGCTCGCGAGATGctggaaaaagaaagctccgtttttttttttttgtttttttttcccctcgcATAGTCACATAGTGTCCTTGCAGTATCAATCATGATGTCCAGGTGACTGCCACTTCGTGATATCTGACCCATTCCGTCCGTGCCTGTGTTTGAGTTGACGTCAGGGGCTGCCAAAGTGCCCTCCCCTCTGCTGTCGTAAGCGCTTAGACCTCTGAGTCGCAGGGCAACCGTGATGGAATATGCGGTACCGCCCGGGCGAAGACTCGGGATATTCAAAATCACCGTCTTTCATACAATCTCTGGCAGGCATACATGAATGTTGCAGTATGCCTACAGATTATGCCTGATATCCTTGGAACCTCAAATCGGATGCCCCGATTTCTGTTTAAGCGACTTCACCAGCCGCCAAGCCCCACAGAACATTCTCGTCTGCTTGGGTCGATGGGAATGGCCTTTGCGCTTCCCATCGGAGTTTCTCGCCTATAAAAGCCCTACGTTGCAGTGACTTTTGCGGGAACGAAAACTTCCACTTTCGTCAAATTTTCCAACACAGGTTGAACAAAATGTGTTGTCTTCAATTGTGCTCCAGCTATTTGAGCAGGGTCTTGGTACGTTGAGGAACAAAAAGTATGACTTGACGTTGTTCTACAACTTGAACATCAAACGGTCTCGCGTGCGTTCCATTGCCTGCGCACGAAGCACGGCATTTTGGATACGCTTATACATCTTATGCTCTGAGACGGTAGGTATATCTCCATTCTCGTCTGTTCAACCGGATTTGTTTGGGCCTTTCAACGCTTTTGCTCCATGCGGTCTGGCTTTCATTCCATCCGAAGAGCAACCCGAGCCCCGATGATTCTCTGGATCAACCTCAGCGAGCAGTGTCCATCATTGCCCAGCATCCAAGGGGACTGATCTATGTTCAAAAGGTGGCAGACATGCAGGTATCGACATGGTACAGCAGTGATAGCTTGACCAAATTGTAGCGGCCTAATTCACATCGTGTTTGGGCGCCGGGGGTGGCAACCGACGCGGAGGTTCCTGTGACGGCAAATTGCGATAGTAACCAGATATGTGGTGCGGGTGAGTGGGATAATTGTCCCAGCCGTTTCGCTGCCTCAAAAAGTTGTCCACTCGTGCCTCTCGGCCCAGACCGGCCGTTTCACCGTACCGTTGCTGCATCTCCATTTTGATAGCGGCATGCTTGTGCTCTTGGTCGTCCACAAGAGCGACGCCACTCTTTACGCCTTGCGTGGCGTGCTGCCAGCTGCCCATTATgatgaagaaagaaacgATGGCGACGAAGGCGCCGTTGGATACGAAGATGGGTTTTTGCTGCTGGCCAGTCCCTCCCGGGTCTTGCTCGTTACGCCATTGTTCCCAATCCTCCCAAGTAGCGTTCATGCTCGCATTACCGGGACGGCGGCGCCAGGCACTGTGATTCGAAGGGACGTCGTCGTTGCGCAGATCCGGCAGATCCGGATGGTTGCTCCAACCAAGATCGTAGAGATCGTACATGCGGCGCTTTTGCGGATTGCTTAGAATATCGTTGGCGGCGACAACGAGACGGTAGCGCTCAAGCTTGGTTGGGTGAGAAGTGTCGGGAAGCCCTGTATGGGGTTGTCGGTCCGGGTGGTAAAGCTTCACCAGCTCGTGGAAGCGCTTCTTGTTATACGGATCATTTTTGCTTTGCCCGAGTATCTCGTAAGGTGTAGGGTTTTTGGACGCGGGCCAATATAATGCGGGGTGGTCTGTCGGCGGCTCCGCGTCTGCTGCGCCGTGATGTACCGAAGCGAAGAGGCGGGTTTGGAAAGCTCCTCGGGCGGTCGGAGCGATCGGACGAAGGTCAAAGAGGACGGGATCGACGGCCAAAGGACCACACGGCCGACTTgatggtgttgctgctgcccgGACTAGCGTGAGCGAGCCATGGGCCGCGCGGGCGGCATTGCCGGGGCAGCTGATGGCGGCAAATTTCAAGGAAAACATGGTGACGGCTTCAAGTAGTCATGTTGGAGCTCACTGAGGCTGATAGAGAATCATGGCTCCAGGCGCGACAATTCAGTGTGCCTAGACTTAGTAGTCGATTATGAGTGGGAGTCGGGAGGAGATGGGCGATGGGGATGGCATACAAGAACGGTGTTTGGTGGAGGGTGGGAAACCTGGAATGGATGATGTCGATATGCTGCTGCCCTGGATATGCTGGGAGCTCAGTGTCAGACATTCATTTGACATTGCCTGCCAGCAGCACCTCTGAGTGTGGGGCAGTTCCCGATTACCGCTAAAACCAAGTCGATTTGGATAGGTACAGTGGGGCGCCAAAAAAAACGAACGTTTCttttttacccgcaaaaagGGCCAAAACTCAACTTCTTCTACTCTTAATTTCTCAACGTGGTTTATTGCAAAACTCACTCCACGTTCTAAATAGAGATAACTTTAAGAGGAGATACTAATGCAAGTTGTCCGAAAAGATACACTCGAACGGGGGGCAAAAGCGTAAGTACTAAAGTCACTTTCCGAAAAGTATCTCAGATTCTATCCACTATAATGCACTCTAAATGCACTATAACCAAAAATCCTTTTCAAACTCTCATTTGAACAATTGTGATTACACTACTAAACCAATGAAGTCAATTTCATTTATATATCTGGGGAGTATAACTATTTAACTCTGTCCTCCTTTAGTGCATCTGCTTTTGAAAGGTAGTTGGCATGAAAACTAGGGAGTGATAGAGTTGAGTTTTGGCCctttttgcgggtaaaaaaGAAACGTGTTTTATTTTTGGTCCGGGACTGTACCCTTAAGGGGGGGCTAGCCTTTTTACAGTAAAGCTGGCGCCCAACTGCAAGCCATCTGCAAGCCCACTGTAGCCTCTGGGCGCTCAGAGTGGGTATGTGAACGTGGCTACACCTGGCACAAGGTGTGTGCAGGAGGCTGTCAGCTGTAGGGCGCTCGCTTACAAACCTAGATCGGGTAAGGTGGCCCGCCGAGCCCGCTAAAGGGGGAGCTAAGGGGTATCCAAATCGAATTGAAAAAAGCGGTACTACTAGACTTAGTCGAATGTACCTCtctgtaggtacctatgtacataCTTGACACTGGGCACGCAAGACGGCAGTGAAGAGACGGGCATGATGTACACATTCATGGATCTGACCGTGCTGGAAAATATCGAACTGTTTTCCAATTGTCAAACTTTTTGTCAACTTTGATCATTACTTTGTCCAATTTCGGCTACCTACGTAACAAAGCCCAGAAGGACGTCCATGGACGGGATGTCGCCCGCGATATCCCACCAGTGCGCCGGATGACGTCGATATATACAATGTAGAGGTACGCTAGGTACACTGGGCCACCACCAGAACTACTATGCAGTGTACACTACCCAGGCCAACAGAGAGGAGGCACAGGCAGCGGTCATAGTGTAGGTACACTAGTAGAGGTATAAACCGAATTGCCCCTGAAGTGGGACTGGAAGGCGATGCCGCGGCCGACTTGTGGCCTATGAGTGGCGCCCCCCGCCGCCTTCCATTATGAGACGagatacactacactacgcaGGTATGGAAATGGAGGTCCCGTTCGGTCCCGTCGTGGTGGACACGCTGCTGATTGTGCGATACACAACTGGACTGGAAGGCGCAGGCAGGGTTCGGCAGGGAACATCAAGGGAACACGTGATCCGAGACCCTTTCGGCAGTGGAGTGAACAGTTTTgacgaggagaggagacTGGACCTGGGACCTGGACGCTCCGGCTCCTTCGTCCACTCACTCGCCCAGTCCTAAACAGCACTGAATCATTCACGACTTCCGCACCGCCTCGCCTCGTCCAAGCTTCGGAAGTTTCCCTCAAACTCTCTGCCTTTCTGCCCCGCTTTCAgacgacgaccaccaccaccaccacaacaacgacaacactTCAATCACAACAGAACAGAAACACTTTGAGCTCGCTGCAAAGCACCATCTCGTCCCACTCTCCCAACGGCATCGCACACGTCGCTTTGATTCGCCCTTCAGTTTTCACAGGCCAATCAAGTCCCAGCCGTCGACCCCGAATCGGATTCCTCGCAGCCTCTCCCACAAAAGACGTCGCTTGACTTCGAGGCATACAGGCAAAATCAAACGACTGAGAACGTCCTTGGTGCTCCCACACGCAACGAGCCTCCTCGCgaccccatccccatccaccGCCGTCTCATCTTTGCCCCACGACCGCTCGCGACaggcctccgcctccgcctacAAAGCTACATCTGTCTGGCTCTGCTCACCGTCAACAGACCGAAAaacaaaagagaaagaggggatTCCCACCCACAACTAGTGCTCCTCTCCCCTTGTCAACCACTTGTCCATTTCGCTACACACACCCGGAGACGAAGCCATCGCGCTCTACGCTCTCCTTTCTGCAACATCTGAGCCTCGACCACGGGTTCCACAACCGAACAACGACCATCCGGCAAAATGTCCGACCAACTAGCGGATCAGTTGAAAGCTACTAGTCTGAGGTAGGTTGACCGCCTTCCCTTCTGTCCCAAACCCAGCTGACATGTTTTTGATAGCTCAGGCCCGGAAGACTGGAAAAAGGGACTTAACCTACCTGCCAGGGACACAAGACAACAGACCGAGGATGTTACAAACACGAGGGGTCTGGATTGGGAAGACTTCATACACGACAGGGATCTCTTGATGGGCATTTTCGAGGCTGGCTTCGAGAAACCGTCCCCGATTCAGGAAGAAGCGATCCCCGTTGCCCTCACCGGCCGAGACATCCTCGCACGCGCAAAGAACGGCACCGGCAAGACCGCCGCTTTCGTCATTCCCGCCCTCAACAAGATCAACCCTAAGGTCTCCAAGATCCAATGCCTTATTCTCGTTCCCACCCGTGAGCTTGCCATGCAGACATCCCAAGTCTGCAAGACGCTCGGCAAGCATCTCGGCATCAACGTCATGGTGACAACCGGCGGAACTGGCCTGCGGGACGACATTGTGCGTCTGCAGGACCCCGTACACATCGTCGTCGGAACACCAGGTCGTATCCTCGATCTAGCTGGCAAGCAGGTGGCCGATCTCAGCGAGTGCCCAATGTTCATTATGGACGAGGCTGATAAGCTCCTGTCGCAAGAGTTTACCCCCGTCATTGAGCAGCTCCTGCAGTTCCACCCCAAGGATCGTCAGGTCATGCTGTTCTCCGCCACTTTCCCTCTTTCGGTCAAGGATTTCTCGGACAAGAACATGACTAGCCCGTACGAGATCAACCTCATGGACGAGCTTACGCTCCGCGGTATCACTCAATACTATGCCTTTGTTGAGGAGAAGCAAAAGGTTCACTGCCTCAACACTCTGTTTTCCAAGCTGCAGATCAACCAGTCCATCATTTTCTGCAACTCTACCAACCGCGTCGAACTGCTTGCCAAAAAGATCACTGAGCTTGGATACTCGTGCTTCTACAGTCATGCCAAAATGGCTCAGCAGGCGAGAAACCGTGTCTTCCACGACTTCCGCAACGGTGTTTGCCGCAACCTGGTCTGCTCGGATCTCCTCACCCGCGGTATTGACATTCAGGCAGTGAACGTTGTCATCAACTTCGATTTCCCCAAGAACGCCGAGACGTACCTCCACCGTATTGGTCGTTCTGGTCGTTATGGTCACCTTGGTCTTGCTATTAACTTGATCAATTGGGATGACAGATTCAACCTTTACAACATTGAGCGCGATCTTGGTACAGAGATCCAGCCCATTCCTCAGACCATTGACAAGAGCCTCTACGTGTACGAGAACCCTGAATCGATTCCCCGGCCCATCTCGACCTTCAAGCCTATTGCCCAGCAGCCGCAACAGCAATTGCAGCAATCGCAAAGGCCTCAACAGtctcaacagcaacagcattTCTCAACACAGACACAGCCGTCAAACCAGCTCCCGCCTCAACAGGGCAACCAACAACTTGGCTTCAATCCTCAAGCTCAACAGCCTCACAGACCCATCCCCCAGGCCCAGGGTGATTGGCAAGGGCAAAACGGTCGCCAAAATGGCACAGGTGCTTCCAACAACCAACCCAGACCCACCAACTACCAGAACAATCGCGGGCAGCCCGGTAGCAGCCGCGGAGGTCGTGGACGTGGTTTCCAGGGCCAGGGAGGCCGTCAGAACCAGAACTACGGTGGTCAGCGCGGTCCTCGTACCCAAGGTCAGGGCCAGCCTCAGGGTCCACTGTCTGCCCAGTAGGGTAAACTCTCCCAACAAGTtttggaaggagggggatatGTGGTAATGTGAGGAGGTGTGCGACCATGCATCGCTTCCACGTTGTTTTGTCTTTGAATTGTACATATTAGtcgtccttttttttcggcCATCTCTTTCTGTTCCTCCCGAACTGTGAATGGGCTACCATGACGGCAAGTGTTGTCCCTCGGCCTGTCAGGTTTGCGTTTACGCTACGGCAGACTCGTCTATCACACTCTTTCTGCCGACCCTGCAAACAGTTCAACGACATGCACGGAACTGTACTACGACACATTCTCTTTTGGAGTTTGCCCCATTTCAAGGATTTTTCGATACGGTCCAGCTTCATCCTGTTCGCATTCACGGCTTACAACGCTTCGGCATGGGCGCGGAGTCTTGGGTGGTGTGGGGTTTATACGTCTTTGTTGGCTTCATGGCGGAAGCGGCTTTATACTCCATGAGGCGCTGCGagatttctttttcctccatTGAAACGCTTCCCATCCCTTATACCCAACACAGTTCCTCGTTCCTCGGATTTCCAGCCAATTTCACCTCTCGATCAAGACACACGCGAGCAGATCATTTTCTCATTTTGGCTCTCACATTTTCATCAGTTGATGATCACACGACTCAATAACATTGGCTCTACAGGCGGATCAGGCTCTATGGATCACAAAAAGGTGCGCACGCAAAACTCAATACATGACGGATGGACGGGCTTTTTGTCATGGCTGGCGGTTTCACAGTTATTTCGTGTTAACGGAGGAGGGGTCGTGTTTTGTTCGTTTTGGTATGGTGGGCTCACATAAACGGCGTTATGGGTTCGGATTTTGGACGGCGCGTGGCGTGATGGTCAGCCAGGGTCAGCTGGCTACAGTTGATCATGGCTTGGAACGGATACCATTTTTAGGTTGCGCCTCGCGGGTTgtcgttttcttttttttcaaatATTTGGACGActtggggaggggaggggaggtatGGATTTTGAGAGCGATCTGCAGTGTGCTAGATGCATAGTGGCGGAAGGAGATATCGACATATAGATGGTTTGTCGACGCTTTGCAGGACTGGCGGCTGTCTGCACCGTGATGAGACGGGTGGCCAGGAACGGCTTGAACGCGATTTGGTCCTCACTCGAGCAAGAATTGGTGGTGACGTCGTAGGATGGTC
It encodes:
- a CDS encoding ATP-dependent RNA helicase dhh-1 → MSDQLADQLKATSLSSGPEDWKKGLNLPARDTRQQTEDVTNTRGLDWEDFIHDRDLLMGIFEAGFEKPSPIQEEAIPVALTGRDILARAKNGTGKTAAFVIPALNKINPKVSKIQCLILVPTRELAMQTSQVCKTLGKHLGINVMVTTGGTGLRDDIVRLQDPVHIVVGTPGRILDLAGKQVADLSECPMFIMDEADKLLSQEFTPVIEQLLQFHPKDRQVMLFSATFPLSVKDFSDKNMTSPYEINLMDELTLRGITQYYAFVEEKQKVHCLNTLFSKLQINQSIIFCNSTNRVELLAKKITELGYSCFYSHAKMAQQARNRVFHDFRNGVCRNLVCSDLLTRGIDIQAVNVVINFDFPKNAETYLHRIGRSGRYGHLGLAINLINWDDRFNLYNIERDLGTEIQPIPQTIDKSLYVYENPESIPRPISTFKPIAQQPQQQLQQSQRPQQSQQQQHFSTQTQPSNQLPPQQGNQQLGFNPQAQQPHRPIPQAQGDWQGQNGRQNGTGASNNQPRPTNYQNNRGQPGSSRGGRGRGFQGQGGRQNQNYGGQRGPRTQGQGQPQGPLSAQ